A genomic segment from Sparus aurata chromosome 20, fSpaAur1.1, whole genome shotgun sequence encodes:
- the LOC115571101 gene encoding LIM and SH3 domain protein 1-like isoform X1, which produces MNPPCGRCNKPVYPTEKINCLDKYWHKGCFSCEVCKMALSMTTYKGFEKKPYCSMHYPKTSFTIVTDTPENLRLKQQSMLNSQALYKEEFEKNKGKGFSVVADTPEMQRVKKTQDQISHALYKEEFEKNKGKGFSVVADTPEMQRVKKTQDQISNIKYHEEFEKSRIRSDAPPPENRQYEDEVQPSNPGQLSQPVRQMHPAPVAPSSGGKRYQALYSYMAAEADEVSLAEGDLILDVETIDEGWMFGCNQRTGQRGLLPANYVRPV; this is translated from the exons cCTTGATAAG taCTGGCACAAAGGTTGTTTCAGCTGCGAGGTGTGCAAGATGGCGCTGAGCATGACGACCTACAAGGGCTTTGAGAAGAAACCTTACTGCAGTAT GCATTACCCCAAAACCTCCTTCACCATAGTGACCGACACCCCCGAGAACCTGCGCCTCAAACAACAGAGCATGCTCAACAGCCAG GCGCTCTAtaaggaggagtttgaaaagaACAAGGGGAAAGGTTTCAGCGTGGTGGCCGACACTCCGGAGATGCAGAGAGTGAAGAAGACGCAAGACCAGATCAGTCAC GCTCTTTacaaggaggagtttgaaaagaACAAGGGGAAAGGTTTCAGCGTGGTGGCCGACACTCCGGAGATGCAGAGAGTGAAGAAGACGCAAGACCAGATCAGTAAT ataaaGTACCATGAAGAGTTTGAGAAGAGCAGGATTCGAAGTGACGCACCGCCTCCTGAAAATAGACAAT atgaggATGAAGTACAACCATCCAATCCGGGGCAGCTCAGTCAGCCGGTGAGGCAGATGCATCCTGCTCCTGTAGCACCATCTAGTGGAGGG AAACGTTACCAGGCCTTGTACAGCTACATGGCGGCAGAGGCAGATGAAGTTTCTCTGGCGGAAGGAGATCTGATCTTAGACGTGGAGACGATCGACGAGGGGTGGATGTTCGGATGCAACCAGCGCACGGGGCAGCGAGGCCTGCTGCCCGCCAACTACGTCCGACCCGTGTGA
- the LOC115571101 gene encoding LIM and SH3 domain protein 1-like isoform X2 — translation MNPPCGRCNKPVYPTEKINCLDKYWHKGCFSCEVCKMALSMTTYKGFEKKPYCSMHYPKTSFTIVTDTPENLRLKQQSMLNSQALYKEEFEKNKGKGFSVVADTPEMQRVKKTQDQISNIKYHEEFEKSRIRSDAPPPENRQYEDEVQPSNPGQLSQPVRQMHPAPVAPSSGGKRYQALYSYMAAEADEVSLAEGDLILDVETIDEGWMFGCNQRTGQRGLLPANYVRPV, via the exons cCTTGATAAG taCTGGCACAAAGGTTGTTTCAGCTGCGAGGTGTGCAAGATGGCGCTGAGCATGACGACCTACAAGGGCTTTGAGAAGAAACCTTACTGCAGTAT GCATTACCCCAAAACCTCCTTCACCATAGTGACCGACACCCCCGAGAACCTGCGCCTCAAACAACAGAGCATGCTCAACAGCCAG GCTCTTTacaaggaggagtttgaaaagaACAAGGGGAAAGGTTTCAGCGTGGTGGCCGACACTCCGGAGATGCAGAGAGTGAAGAAGACGCAAGACCAGATCAGTAAT ataaaGTACCATGAAGAGTTTGAGAAGAGCAGGATTCGAAGTGACGCACCGCCTCCTGAAAATAGACAAT atgaggATGAAGTACAACCATCCAATCCGGGGCAGCTCAGTCAGCCGGTGAGGCAGATGCATCCTGCTCCTGTAGCACCATCTAGTGGAGGG AAACGTTACCAGGCCTTGTACAGCTACATGGCGGCAGAGGCAGATGAAGTTTCTCTGGCGGAAGGAGATCTGATCTTAGACGTGGAGACGATCGACGAGGGGTGGATGTTCGGATGCAACCAGCGCACGGGGCAGCGAGGCCTGCTGCCCGCCAACTACGTCCGACCCGTGTGA
- the LOC115571098 gene encoding kelch domain-containing protein 1-like yields the protein MDAAESRLERSSHTAFIDKNTLYVWGGYQVAAGEDVMLPSDEIWLCDLDSGLWEWREITGDKPPDLSGFCGSHVNDALYIFAGCDAAGYTNQMFSVDLTEPHFSWRKVTDTNGTTPSPRNKHSCWVHRDRLIYFGGYGCKTMGEVQNTSSTSFIVEEMSWTTIGNALFRCWGWNNEVNVFDTHTATWSMPESRGPVPTPRGCHASALLGNKGYISGGAETAELDMFCLDLDTWTWTQFDVSQSSAPLGRSMFTMTPTSDHTLFIYGGLGVDGNTLNDAWQFDSQKRAWTTRTHQHKDKPRVCHTACLGNDDDVVVFGGSSNMRILMDSVAVLRAPSQHHCRDVFIFQTQPYSLIRLCEDFIGRNPELFRKQLNWLPSKLRGKIEKRVAFFSAVTPVLTA from the exons ATGGATGCTGCTGAGAGCCggctggagaggagcagccacACGGCGTTCATAGACAAAAACACGCTGTATGTGTGGGGAGGCTACCAG GTGGCTGCTGGAGAGGACGTCATGTTGCCAAGCGATGAGATATGGCTGTGTGATTTGGACAGCGGCCTGTG gGAGTGGAGGGAGATCACCGGAGACAAACCTCCGGACTTATCAGGCTTCTGTGGCTCTCACGTTAACGACGCGCTCTACATCTTCGCAGGCTGCGACGCGGCTGGATACACAAACCAG aTGTTCAGCGTTGACCTCACAGAGCCGCACTTCTCCTGGAGGAAAGTGACCGACACCAACGGGACGACGCCGTCGCCGCGAAACAAACACTCCTGCTGGGTGCACAGAGACAG GTTAATCTACTTCGGTGGATATGGATGTAAGACCATGGGGGAGGTGCAGAACACGTCATCCACGAGCTTCATCGTGGAGGAGATGTCCTGG ACGACAATTGGAAACGCCTTATTCAGGTGCTGGGGCTGGAACAATGAGGTGAACGTTTTCGACACACACACCGCGACGTGGAGCATGCCGGAGAGTCGG GGTCCGGTTCCGACCCCCCGAGGCTGCCATGCCAGTGCCCTGCTGGGGAACAAGGGTTACATCTCTGGTGGTGCG GAAACGGCAGAGTTGGACATGTTCTGCTTGGACCTGGACACCTGGACCTGGACTCAGTt TGACGTCTCTCAGTCCTCGGCACCGCTGGGACGCTCGATGTTCACCATGACGCCCACGTCGGATCACACGCTCTTCATATACGGAGGACTCGGCGTAGACGGGAACACTCTTA ATGATGCCTGGCAGTTTGACTCTCAGAAGAGAGCGTGGACCACGAGGACACACCAGCACAAGGACAAGCCCAG GGTGTGTCACACGGCGTGCCTGGGAAATGACGACGACGTGGTTGTGTTCGGGGGAAGCAGCAACATGCGTATCCTCATGGACTCC GTGGCTGTTCTGAGGGCTCCGTCACAGCATCACTGCAGAGACGTGTTCATCTTTCAGACGCAGCCGTACTCCCTCATCAG ACTTTGTGAAGACTTCATAGGAAGAAACCCGGAGCTGTTCAGGAAGCAGCTGAACTGGCTGCCGTCGAAGCTTCGCGGCAAAATCGAGAAGCGCGTGGCCTTTTTCTCCGCTGTGACGCCCGTTCTCACAGCCTGA
- the plekhm1 gene encoding pleckstrin homology domain-containing family M member 1, with the protein MLATQMPDTPPEAKDVKQIKERLAQSLKALQKRYVTSDAVVTSEDGDANLLCCALEAIFIHGIKSKYVRTESGGRSRKGDRGPLPQPFFWSLLKSVTHRDVITELEKISFVGTDVGRCRAWLRLALNHGLLECYLASLFREDSKLRAHYQPSALLLNAEEREVLLSYLQGLASLTFSLSYKSAVLNEWTTTPLALAGLCPVLQADVLDLPVNGGDLHNSKPTYKESWDTASQSSSSSDAQDMQRGCPVVMLARGSNVLQGGGNALNSSNLSLDTTGSSQLSSSLSSDGLLQGQDPRSPTGEQWSSYDLEAPIGVNISTKRPQKDSQNEFRESGHCSQDSMREDSFVSSTGPDQFSETAIFSGSDSETQGPPTPSQDQPPNSVLSDSEPPPPPSEENHVNDSSSEVCLSAPSELHLDMNMLSTVSEPEEKVDTTGFQENTQPVQEEKEAETTEKSTEEPSVHQPPRRSTSILSRKLSSDSLSNSRSWISEDDIYKPHLEEVSDHEEAPPPPAPTAEIKVSQSAPSVVHRRQIGQANPFRGLLKLGHLERRNAMGLWRDYYCELSPFEFRLYLNAEERTCYDNCSLLRCEDAHITSPEGRFELAFPGKRLFLRAGNRDEAEDWVDRIVEAVNKCRPASHADDHWEVLQPYSENGVDVASPSSSPSSPERLSSSDTGTSGGQEAPPPPPQEFNWTRTADVETDAIKEAVLYFSVDPEARTWVPLVFSLSLEALKGFRIHEGRKLLRQNHSIEEIRDVVPDVSLGGPAFFKLLTVKDTLRLRAENADEARSWRVLVRGALDSYLESGEDGGSGVSAVAQLGVTGNLHRLVQHRLKEDGALLAHLCTVPSEKGLDTQSFKCAGCPQQIGPSRGRARLCHFSGQHYCESCHRGDTTVIPSRMVHNWDLTRREVSKKAMQLLAQVGQEPLLNLEQLNPELVTHADSMSQAHSLRQRLRLLGDYLLTCRSGACKKLQARMKQRTYLLESSHLYSVMDLRQIAEGEYAAYLMTLCQYASNHVFHCDLCTQRGFICQICRTDDIIFPFQFDSTTRCKDCKTVFHLTCKAPGDPCPRCQRMRKYLERDLQD; encoded by the exons ATGCTAGCCACACAGATGCCAGATACGCCACCCGAGGCTAAAGATGTGAAACAG ATCAAAGAGAGACTGGCCCAGTCACTCAAGGCCCTGCAGAAGCGATACGTAACGTCAGACGCCGTGGTCACCAGTGAAGATGGGGATGCAAACCTCCTCTGCTGTGCCCTGGAGGCCATCTTCATCCACGGTATCAAGAGCAAGTACGTCCGCACGGAGTCCGGGGGCCGAAGTAGAAAGGGAGACAGAGGGCCGCTCCCCCAgcctttcttctggagcctcctCAAGAGTGTCACCCACCG TGATGTGATCACCGAGCTGGAGAAGATCAGCTTCGTGGGCACGGACGTGGGTCGCTGCCGAGCGTGGCTGCGGCTCGCCCTCAACCACGGGCTGCTGGAGTGCTACCTCGCCTCGCTGTTCCGGGAGGACTCCAAGCTGCGGGCCCACTATCAGCCCAGTGCCTTGCTCCTGAACGCAGAGGAGCGGGAAGTCCTGCTCAGCTACCTCCAGGGTCTAGCTTCGCTCACTTTCAGCCTTTCTTACAAGTCAGCCGTCCTCAACGAGTGGACCACCACGCCGCTGGCTCTTGCTGGACTCTGCCCTGTGCTCCAGGCGGACGTACTCGACCTGCCCGTCAATGGCGGAGACCTTCACAACTCCAAGCCCACGTACAAAGAATCATGGGATACAGCGTCTCAGTCGTCGAGCTCGTCGGACGCACAGGATATGCAGAGAGGGTGTCCGGTGGTGATGTTAGCGAGAGGGTCGAATGTGTTACAAGGCGGTGGGAATGCACTCAACTCGTCTAATTTAAGCCTGGACACCACAGGCTCCTCTCAGCTCTCCTCCAGCTTGAGCTCCGACGGCCTCCTGCAGGGTCAGGACCCCCGCAGCCCCACAGGAGAGCAGTGGTCTTCATATGACCTGGAAGCACCCATCGGTGTCAACATCAGCACCAAGAGGCCACAGAAAGA TTCTCAGAATGAGTTTCGGGAGAGCGGCCACTGCAGTCAGGACTCCATGCGGGAGGACTCGTTTGTCTCCAGCACGGGTCCGGATCAGTTCTCAGAGACGGCCATCTTCAGTGGCTCAGACAGCGAGACCCAGGGTCCCCCTACACCATCCCAAGACCAACCCCCAAACTCTGTCCTGTCTGATTCGGAGCCGCCACCGCCACCATCTGAGGAGAACCACGTTAACGACTCCTCTTCTGAAGTGTGCTTAAGTGCCCCTTCTGAGTTACACTTGGACATGAACATGCTCTCGACAGTCAGTGAGCCTGAAGAGAAAGTAGATACGACTGGTTTTCAGGAGAACACTCAGCCTGTCCAGGAGGAGAAAGAAGCCGAGACCACAGAGAAGAGCACAGAGGAGCCTTCAGTACATCAACCACCGCGTCGCTCTACCAGCATCCTGAGCAGGAAGCTGTCCTCAGATTCTCTATCA AATTCCCGTTCCTGGATCTCTGAGGACGACATCTACAAGCCCCACCTGGAGGAGGTGTCCGACCACGAAGAGGcgccacctcctcctgctcccacAGCTGAGATCAAGGTGTCTCAGTCGGCTCCCAGCGTCGTCCATCGGAGACAAATAG GGCAGGCCAACCCGTTCCGTGGCTTGCTGAAGCTCGGTCATCTAGAGCGACGCAATGCGATGGGGTTGTGGCGGGACTACTACTGCGAGCTGTCCCCCTTCGAGTTCCGCCTGTATCTCAACGCAGAGGAACGGACTTGTTACGACAACTGCTCCCTGTTGCGATGTGAGGACGCTCACATCACCTCGCCTGAGGGCCGTTTCGAGTTGGCCTTCCCTGGGAAGCGACTGTTCCTCCGGGCAGGTAACCGTGATGAAGCTGAGGACTGGGTGGACCGGATAGTAGAGGCGGTCAACAAATGCCGGCCAGCATCCCATGCTGATGACCATTGGGAGGTGCTGCAACCCTACAGTGAGAATGGTGTGGATGTGGCGTCCccgtcttcctctccctccagcCCAGAGCGATTATCGTCCTCTGACACGGGAACATCTGGAGGACAGGAGGcacctccgcctcctccacaGGAGTTTAACTGGACTCGCACTGCTGATGTGGAAACAGATGCCATCAAAGAAGCCGTGTTGTACTTCTCTGTAGACCCTGAGGCTCGGACATGGGTACCGCTAGTCTTCTCTCTGTCATTAGAGGCCTTGAAAGGCTTCCGGATACATGAGGGAAGGAAGCTGCTGAGGCAAAACCACTCTATTGAGGAAATTCGAGACGTGGTGCCTGACGTCTCTCTGGGAGGACCGGCCTTCTTCAAGCTCCTGACTGTCAAGGACACACTCAGACTCAGGGCAGAGAACGCAGACGAGGCTCGCTCATGGAGGGTTTTGGTTCGTGGAGCACTGGACTCGTACCTGGAGAGCGGGGAGGACGGGGGCTCTGGGGTGTCAGCTGTGGCTCAGCTGGGTGTCACGGGAAATCTCCACAGACTGGTTCAGCACAGACTTAAAGAAGATGGAGCGCTTCTAGCTCATCTGTGCACTGTGCCCTCAGAGAAGGGGCTGGACACGCAGAGCTTCAAATGTGCAG GGTGTCCTCAGCAGATCGGCCCGTCTCGTGGCAGAGCCAGGTTGTGTCACTTCTCAGGCCAGCACTACTGTGAGTCCTGTCACCGCGGCGACACCACCGTCATCCCATCACGCATGGTGCACAACTGGGACCTCACAAGACGAGAG GTGTCTAAGAAGGCCATGCAGCTGCTGGCTCAGGTGGGGCAGGAGCCTCTGCTGAACCTGGAGCAGCTGAACCCTGAGCTGGTGACGCATGCAGACTCCATGTCTCAGGCCCACAGCCTGCGGCAGAGGCTCCGTCTGCTGGGCGACTACCTGCTTACCTGCCGCAGCGGAGCCTGCAAGAAACTCCAAGCCAG GATGAAACAGCGAACGTACTTGTTGGAGTCGAGCCATCTGTACAGTGTCATGGATCTACGACAG atAGCGGAGGGCGAATACGCAGCCTACCTGATGACACTGTGCCAGTACGCCTCCAACCACGTATTCCACTGCGACCTGTGCACCCAGCGTGGCTTCATCTGTCAGATCTGCcgcactgatgacatcatcttcCCCTTCCAGTTCGACAGCACCACCAG GTGTAAAGATTGTAAGACTGTGTTCCACCTCACCTGCAAGGCTCCCGGGGACCCGTGTCCTCGCTGTCAGCGCATGAGGAAATACCTGGAGAGGGATCTGCAGGACTGA